From the genome of Acidobacteriota bacterium:
TCGGAGTCGGACCTAGCAATCGGTATCCCTGAATAGCCACCACACAAATATTTTCGCTGGATGAATCAAGAGACGAGAACCACAACCTGTAGTGGTGCGGTCAGTCAGCTATATTAGTACCCTAATTTGGACGTGCATGCAGGAAGTGTGTCTCCAAGTGTCTAAGCACCGGAACTAGTTGCTTTCAAGACGCACATGGGAAAGCTGCTGAGCAACTCCCGACATAAGATAGTTCCATTCTTAGCCTGCACTCGTTCGCCAGTGAAGATGTTCTCAAACTCTGCGGGAGCCTGGACGGAGAGGCTGATTGCCGCGTCTCCCCAGAGCTCCCCGATCGGCGGCTGAATCTTGCCGCCTGTCAGGGTGTACGAGAAACGGGGGGCAGCGACGATGGCAAACTCCGAATTTCCTTCATGCTCCAGCACGCGAGCGAAGGCGCAGACGTGCTGATTGAGACTTGTAGCTTCAAGCGGAATGTAAGTTCCTAGACGGAACAAGTCCGGGTGCTCACGACGGAATTCAAGGCCGCGCATGGTCAGCCAGAGCTTGATTCGACCATCCTCGTAATTGGCCAGCAGCTCTTTGCATAACTCAACAGGATCGACGCTTCTGCGCAGCTCAGAGAGCAGCTTGCGCCGTAGGCCGAAGTCCACTGGGCGACGATTGTCAGGATCCACCAGACTGAAATCCCACAGCTCGGTTCCCTGGTAGATGTCGGGATTGCCCGGAGCCATCAGCTTGAGCGTCGTCTGTGCCAATGAGTTCATTGCGCCGAATAATCCGATAGACTGCACGAGCTCTTCGAGGAAAAAGACGAAGTTTCTGGCGCGTGGCCGCCCTGTGATTATGCGCGACACGAACTTGCGCAGCGCTTCCACGTACTCCGGATTTGGATTTACCCAGCTCAGGTTTACTTTGGCTTCGTGTACCGCTTTGGTCATGTACTCCTGCACGCGCTTCACGATCTCGGCTCGATCTTTTACATCGCGGCTGAAGCCCCATATCCCAACCAGCGTCTGGTACAGCAAATATTCTTCATTTCCATCCGGGACAACGCGGCCATCGCTGATGGTGATTTTCTTGTTGCGGTTCAGGCGGCGAGCTCGCATTACAAAGGCTGACCACAGCTTCGGCATCTCCGAGAGTACGTTGAGCCGCGCGCGAACATCCTCGCTGCGCTTCGTATCGTGCGTGGAAGTGGCCAACATCGAGGTTGGCCAGCGCTCCGCCCGTTTCCTGTTTTCGGAATGGAACGCAGCCAGACTCATGCCAAATTGCTTTGGTGTGCCTCCCACTTCATTCACCGAGACAAACCGGTTGTAAACGTAACAAACGGTATCCTCCAGGCCTTTGGCCATCACCGGTCCGGTGAGTTGCTGGAACTTCAGAGCGAAGTAAAGACGTCGCCGATACATGATTTCGTCGAGCCGCCCTCCCTTCAGCAGGAGGGTGTCGTGCAGGAAATCAAAGACTCGATCCGACATTCCAGGATTCAGACGCTTAGCCTTGCGGATCGCAACCTGCACATATTCCCGGTCGCGCGCAGTGTACTCGCCGCGTTCATCGATGTAAGAGCGGTAAACCGGGAAGCAAGCGATGGTTTCACGGATACTGTCGCGCAGAGTCTTGAGCGTGAAGTCGCGGGCGCGGCGGTCGCTGGAGGAGAGTTCGCCAAGCAGGTGCGTAAGTACGTTCACCTCACTGGCCAGCGCCGTGTGCATGATCAGTTTCTTGCTTTGGTAAATCAGCGTGTCGACATCCGCGATCTGCCCAACGCAGCGCAGGTAAATGCGGGTAAAGGCACGTTCGCTCTCCTGATTGAGGAAGATGCCGTTTACCAGATTGTTGAATTCATATCCGCTGGTGCCGTCGACCGGCCACTCTTTCGCCAGTTCCTCGCCAGGCTCGAGGATTTTCTCGACCACCACATA
Proteins encoded in this window:
- the treY gene encoding malto-oligosyltrehalose synthase, whose protein sequence is MHLTGCMRVTDRTIFPESHSLTEALEQIANEIGTRPLSTYRIQFHNGFKLEQARELVDYLHDLGVSHLYSSPFLEARAGSMHGYDIINHERLNPEVGTEEELHALVRDLNARGMSIVLDIVPNHMGVSTSTPWWRDVLQHGRTSNYADFFDIDWNPLKPELHNKLLLPVLGGQYGDELEQGHLQVVNKDDEFVIKYYDHEFPLDPQTLPLIFEGLGPLPNGEASANGDLQKFSGIIEQLRTLPQHSSTDPEQRNERSGAWEKLRPRWQALLQESPTVKELAGRALEHINGRAGDPRSFDLLHLLLELQVYRLAHWRVSGEEINYRRFFDINDLVGLRMENPQVFTATHRMLRRLFAEKMITGVRVDHCDGMLNPRQYLIRLQLLYSDARVNGPEPVDPVGENGISLEIQQTLAQHDWLERKHPLYVVVEKILEPGEELAKEWPVDGTSGYEFNNLVNGIFLNQESERAFTRIYLRCVGQIADVDTLIYQSKKLIMHTALASEVNVLTHLLGELSSSDRRARDFTLKTLRDSIRETIACFPVYRSYIDERGEYTARDREYVQVAIRKAKRLNPGMSDRVFDFLHDTLLLKGGRLDEIMYRRRLYFALKFQQLTGPVMAKGLEDTVCYVYNRFVSVNEVGGTPKQFGMSLAAFHSENRKRAERWPTSMLATSTHDTKRSEDVRARLNVLSEMPKLWSAFVMRARRLNRNKKITISDGRVVPDGNEEYLLYQTLVGIWGFSRDVKDRAEIVKRVQEYMTKAVHEAKVNLSWVNPNPEYVEALRKFVSRIITGRPRARNFVFFLEELVQSIGLFGAMNSLAQTTLKLMAPGNPDIYQGTELWDFSLVDPDNRRPVDFGLRRKLLSELRRSVDPVELCKELLANYEDGRIKLWLTMRGLEFRREHPDLFRLGTYIPLEATSLNQHVCAFARVLEHEGNSEFAIVAAPRFSYTLTGGKIQPPIGELWGDAAISLSVQAPAEFENIFTGERVQAKNGTILCRELLSSFPMCVLKATSSGA